The following proteins are co-located in the Verrucomicrobiota bacterium genome:
- a CDS encoding polyprenyl synthetase family protein yields MKRLSFSDEFDSLRSEIETELDHWIPKSTTPPVMLHEAMRHSLQAGGKRLRPILTCAFANCFGSEISPLPAGAAIECLHTYSLIHDDLPAMDDSDLRRGKPTCHKAFDEATAILAGDALLALSFEILAIGYQKQPETSSQLVADLAQAAGSVELVGGQMEDIQNEDLAITAQTLHSINRRKTGALIATSCRMGARIGGAPQDGLDASTDFGYLLGEAFQVVDDILDFTASEAATGKTAGQDATNGKTTFVSLLGLERAHDEANRLTQSASEALDRIHGETAFLHDLVKWLSNRTS; encoded by the coding sequence GTGAAACGTCTTAGCTTTAGCGATGAATTCGACTCTTTGAGGTCCGAAATCGAAACAGAACTCGACCATTGGATCCCAAAAAGCACTACCCCTCCCGTGATGCTTCACGAGGCGATGAGGCACAGTCTCCAAGCGGGAGGAAAACGACTGAGACCCATCCTTACCTGTGCTTTCGCTAACTGTTTCGGGTCCGAAATTTCGCCGCTTCCCGCTGGAGCAGCAATCGAGTGCCTACACACGTATTCGTTGATCCATGACGACCTCCCCGCAATGGACGATAGTGATTTGCGGCGTGGTAAACCCACCTGCCACAAGGCATTTGACGAAGCGACTGCAATCCTAGCTGGGGACGCCTTGCTTGCCCTCTCATTTGAGATCCTTGCGATCGGCTACCAAAAACAACCGGAGACCTCATCCCAATTGGTCGCAGACTTGGCCCAAGCCGCTGGCAGCGTCGAGCTAGTGGGTGGCCAAATGGAAGACATTCAGAATGAGGATCTTGCCATCACAGCCCAAACCCTCCACTCGATCAACCGCAGAAAGACCGGGGCTCTTATCGCAACGTCTTGCCGAATGGGGGCACGAATCGGAGGTGCTCCGCAAGACGGTCTCGATGCGTCGACTGATTTCGGATATCTCCTCGGAGAGGCTTTTCAGGTGGTCGACGATATTCTGGATTTTACCGCCTCGGAAGCTGCAACTGGAAAGACCGCGGGTCAGGATGCCACCAACGGAAAGACTACCTTCGTTTCACTCCTCGGCCTTGAGAGAGCACACGATGAGGCCAATCGGCTGACCCAATCCGCCTCTGAAGCACTCGACAGAATTCATGGCGAAACGGCGTTTCTACACGATCTGGTCAAGTGGTTATCCAACAGAACTAGCTAG
- a CDS encoding FmdB family zinc ribbon protein, with amino-acid sequence MPTYDYECSVCNYETEVFQSMKDDPLRKCPKCKRLKLVRKIGGGAGLIFKGSGFYETDYKSKKKETKDGGSDSGNKPSEKSGESSAKSSPEKKADSTAKSKDS; translated from the coding sequence ATGCCAACCTACGACTACGAGTGCAGCGTCTGCAATTATGAGACAGAGGTCTTTCAATCGATGAAGGACGATCCTTTGCGAAAATGTCCAAAGTGCAAGAGGCTGAAACTGGTCCGCAAGATTGGTGGAGGTGCTGGACTGATTTTCAAAGGCTCTGGGTTTTACGAAACGGATTACAAGAGCAAGAAGAAAGAAACCAAGGACGGGGGATCGGATTCAGGAAACAAGCCTTCTGAAAAAAGTGGAGAGTCTTCCGCGAAAAGTTCGCCAGAGAAGAAGGCCGATTCGACTGCCAAATCCAAAGACAGCTGA